A DNA window from Pyrus communis chromosome 3, drPyrComm1.1, whole genome shotgun sequence contains the following coding sequences:
- the LOC137729423 gene encoding DNA-directed RNA polymerases I and III subunit RPAC2, producing the protein MEHGSLTDPSQSTFSLVDEDHTFANAVRFTLNQDPRTKFCGYSIPHPSDNRVNIRIQTTGDAAKTVFTDSCQDLMVMCQHVRSTFDKAVVDFRMSKSVNGMDIDSNN; encoded by the exons ATGGAACACGGGTCGTTGACTGATCCCAGCCAATCCACATTTTCTTTGGTTGACGAGGATCACACATTTGCAAATGCCGTCAGGTTCACTTTGAACCAGGA TCCAAGGACAAAATTTTGTGGGTACAGCATTCCTCATCCATCGGATAACCGAGTTAATATTAGAATCCAGACAACAG GTGATGCAGCAAAAACTGTATTCACAGATTCATGTCAGGATCTCATGGTGATGTGCCAACACGTGAGGAGCACTTTTGACAAGGCTGTTGTTGATTTTCGAATGAGTAAATCCGTAAATGGCATGGATATCGACTCAAATAACTAA
- the LOC137728132 gene encoding uncharacterized protein, whose protein sequence is MTKNMDKDIKNNNNEKENNKKRKNNNKDVGPDFEAEENDMLALSLNSNRPQSKPRLMPPVDTQLTASLPLPVPPRSSSSLSVQPTPLFIQTLMPQKHSSHPLQLSSSHPLYMTTLQSSSSPSMPLPNPGVPTSRHLRARRNPTQGPREGKSETVPAPFPWATTRRAMVHSLEYLYSRQIVTITGEVQCKRCERQYKMEYNLKEKFLEVGSFIAGNKSTMRDRAPSVWMNPVLPACKFCEQENSAKPIIGEKKKVINWLFLLLGQMLGCCTLEQLKYFCKHTKNHRTGAKDRVLYLTYLGLCKQLDPKGPFDR, encoded by the coding sequence ATGACGAAGAACATGGACAAAGAtatcaagaacaacaacaatgaaaaagaaaacaacaagaagagaaagaacaacaacaaagatGTTGGCCCCGATTTCGAAGCAGAAGAAAACGATATGCTCGCTCTCTCGCTCAACTCTAATCGTCCTCAATCAAAACCTCGTCTAATGCCACCAGTAGATACACAGCTAACAGCATCGTTGCCACTGCCGGTGCCACCACGATCATCCTCGTCACTGTCAGTGCAGCCAACACCCTTGTTCATACAAACCCTAATGCCTCAAAAACATTCATCTCATCCTCTCCAACTCTCATCCTCACACCCACTTTACATGACTACACTACAATCTTCCTCCTCCCCGTCCATGCCCTTGCCCAATCCCGGAGTTCCCACATCGCGTCATTTGCGTGCACGGCGGAACCCTACCCAAGGTCCGAGGGAGGGAAAGAGCGAGACTGTCCCGGCTCCCTTTCCGTGGGCTACCACAAGGCGGGCCATGGTGCACAGTCTGGAATACTTGTATTCAAGGCAAATCGTTACCATCACAGGTGAAGTGCAGTGCAAGCGTTGTGAACGACAATATAAGATGGAGTATAATCTGAAGGAAAAGTTTCTTGAGGTTGGGAGTTTTATTGCTGGTAACAAGAGCACGATGCGCGATAGGGCACCGAGTGTGTGGATGAACCCAGTTCTTCCTGCATGCAAGTTTTGCGAACAAGAGAACAGCGCGAAACCGATCATaggggagaagaagaaggtgattAACTGGCTGTTTTTGCTGTTGGGGCAGATGCTTGGTTGCTGCACGCTTGAGCAGTTGAAATATTTCTGTAAGCACACCAAAAATCATCGAACCGGTGCCAAGGATCGAGTTCTTTATCTTACCTATCTGGGTTTGTGTAAACAACTCGATCCCAAAGGACCTTTTGATCGATAA